TAAAAATCCCGTACGAATAGCCCGAACCTGCGACAAAAACATTctgtctttttttaaatactgcaAATGCCTATGTTTCTCCCAGACAAAAATGTATCCTATGACGGTTAAGCGTTCCCTACACAATATTATGTCAAGATTGGTTGAGCTGCTACGCCGTCCATAAGTAACGAAAGTTAGTTTAACAAATCCTTTGCGAAACTTTCCGATTTTTGAGTTAAAAAAGTTCAGTCCCTCCCCGGGATGCTtgctaactctgtgccaaaataattaagatttgtGCAGCGGcaagaaaaaaacttaaactgacacattttcgcatttataatacttgaCACTAGACTGGGCACTCATCTGGAGACCAATGATCTTCGAGGATttcaaaatcattattttttaccaatggCAACTTACACAAAAACATTAAATGCTTTTTATAagcatatatataacttaaaaatgtaattactgAATTGAAAAACcttaattgaaataatacaTGTAACTAAAGGAAACTAATGTAAAGGTAAAAGATAGCGAAAGtagatattaaataacaaattaaggTGAGAATATCTAATCGCGATTAATACAAAGTGTTTTTATGAATTTCAATGACAGTGCTGCACATGGCTCGTTGCGGAGCCACATGATTCTCTTATTAGCAACTTCTAGCAAGTTATATTATCTTGTAAAATTAACGTTAGAGCAGGCCATTGTCGCAACCCTTAGACCATTCCCACTCGTCTCGAACGTAGGTAACAATCGTTGGCTGCAGTGCCGCGTGGCATACCATATATGCTGCAGCGACACTGCCCAGGCGCTACGTCGCGCTACCGTAACATTTCGTATGGACCGATTATTACGCCTGGCCATGACAGCTTTCTAGCagtcattcaaattcaaattcaaattttttttttttcaagtaggcctactttataagcacttttgaaacgtcaagtatgcatgtttgtgtgactctatcaccggttcggaaagcagattctaccgagaagagccggcaaaaaactcagtagttgctcttttccaacatcaacatttacaatcattttgctatcttgcgggagatgagagcgaggctggctgcttccattctaccttgtcattgaggaattcatcaaatgtatagtaacctcgctgtactagatgcgtttttacacattttttaaatgtatgcattggtaggtcaagaatttccttaggaatcatgttgtaaaagcgtatactcaaccccacaaaggagttctgcacctttcgcagacgatatgcagatatcactaatttatgaccgtttctggtaagtcgattgttaatttcagcttttgatttataaagagaaatattttgcctcacaaagactatattaatataaatgtattgcgaagctactgtaagaatacctatttgtttaaatttttcacgaagcgattcgcgatAATTTCATTAATGAGATAGCACAAGGTCAAGGCATTGTTTTAAATAAGAGTCAGCTGGTGGCATCCATTGGTTGAGACGAAGCGACGGTGAATAATCTACCaatcttatttttttcaaattaatcgAAAAAAGCGATGCCAATAGGAAATTGTTCTAAGAACAGAATTTACATCATTTACGGAAAGAAATTTTTCGTAGccacttattaataattaaataacattccATAAACCACAAAATTAGCGATCAATATTACAAGTTCTTGCATAACATCGCGTAATAATACTGTCTCATACGCTCAAAATTTTATCGAGCGTTCAGGTGCAATAATTAATCAATGATTGACATTATTGGCTTTTTCctactttaagtttttttaagttttcataGTAACCttcaaattatgaaataaaaatagatcgATATCTTTTCGCACAGCCCTTACACATTCTTGACGTTTCTGTCATCTAGCAAATCAAGTGACAGAAGACTCACGACAGCCTGAGTCATCCCAAGTGTCAACcttaaatttgttttgtttattgtttgatCCCCACATTAGTACCTAGATCTAGATGATTAATGtgtcgttttagttttttttaataataagttgcacaataaattaatctaaaattaaaatcctttTGTGTAATGTCAGTTTAAAGTTACATTTCCAAGATGACCGTTCACTGGAGTTCGGAGATTATGAAATGGGAGTATAGGGAGTTGCAGGCCACTGCTATGTCCGTGGATTACTCCGGCAACAACGTACTACTAGCAGGTCGTAGATGGCTCGCAATAAAACACATTGGCGTCGACGACGTTCCCACAGAAATCGTGAAAAAGTACCCGCGGCACAGTAAATACGACGCCGCTGGTGCAGAATGGTGTCAAACTTATCCGGGCCAAAAGCTATGTGCGATTGCCGTAAGATATTAGGCTTtaggtctttaataaattatcttatCCTTAAACACTACATGTCAAATGAATGAGCATTATGaataatttcatcatcaccTTTATTAACAAAATTCCGACCCACTTCCCTGCACTGATGATTCAGAATGTGAAGGATTTAGACTGTAAACTTCAGCCATGTAGGTTTGCTCAAAGTTGTTTTCCTAAACAGCAATATTTCACTACTTACAGCGCTAATAACTACGATAAGTTATAGAAGCAAACTCTGCCCACAAAGAGGGCTAGATATCACTGTTACCCctaaatttagttaaatttagaaattacatAAACAGTGTTTGACTTTCATGACAATGAcatgtaattatataatttacagctgtaaataattatattatagtggcATAAAGTCACTAGGGGCACATAAATATAGTGTTTACAAATTCACTGTAGGAATTGTACATGTTGCATGCATCTCCAACTGGCTGGAGAAGTAAAATTGtgctaaatgaaaataattgtaataatcaAAACCATAGTACCATAatacactaaaaaaataactgtttaagTATCACATGTACTAGTcctgttataaaattaatcaacaatgtaaaaaaagagtataaatattgCATAAACATAACTCTCTCTTCTTTACAGAGCAATCAACATGTGGACGTTTATGAGTGGAGAGCAGGCAATGACTTGATGTGTATTTGTTCCCTGCGTGGTCATACCAGAGTAGTGAGTGACACACACTTCCATCGACAGGACCACAACTTAATAGCCACATGCTCCATAGACACATTTACATACTTGTGGGATCTGAGAGATACAAGAAAACCAGTGGTCTCCCTATCAGCTGTAGGTAAGGCTTATTTTAGAAGATAATAGATGTTAGTAGTTAATGCAGAGAAATTAGTTTCACTGCAAAAAATAAGTCAAACCTCAGGATTTCCcctttaatactttaatagaatAAATGTGACTTAATTGAAACAAATTAGTAAGTATTgactgaattttaaataaaaatggaaaacaaAAAACTGTTCATTGGCAAAGTATATAGTTGCCAGGATTACACTTTACATTGTGAAGAATGATGAATCTGTTGAATAATTTGTAATTCATTTCCAGCTGGGGCGTCTCAGGTACAGTGGAACAAAGTAGCATCCCATTTAGTGGCAACAGCACATGATGGTGATATAAAGATTTGGGACTACCGCAAAAATTCTGCCCCTCTCCACTATATTTCTGCCCACCTTTGTAAGATACATGGTGTTGACTGGAGTCCACACCATGAATATCAGCTGGTAACATCTAGTCATGATGGGAGTATTAAGTATTTTGATATCCACAGTGCTAGAAAACCTGAGAATGTAATAATGACAAATTTCCCTGTGTGGAGGGCAATCTATACTCCTTTTGGCAGTGGACTTCTTACTATTGGAGTAGGTTGGGGAGGATTGCCTAGAGTAGAACAAGCTGGTGTAATAGGTATTTGGATTGGTGGCACATTAACCCACAGATTAGTGGGGCACACGGATACAGTCCAAACAATGGTATGGAGACCAAACACGTTGCCTTCAAATTACCAGCTGGTGACGTGGGGACGGGATCAAACACTCAGGCTATGGACAATGCATCCGTCGTTACTTAAAATGTGTTCACACTATCTACCCGATGACATAGAAAATGATGACAATAACAGTGATAGTAAGTTAAAAGATATTGAAACTTTTATCTATGTAAATTAAAGATAAAGCAAAAGAGTGTTCATTGGGTTCAGTGTACATTGGCACTAACCAGActgattttaaaaatcttttttcatttgaaagtgCAATAATTCTTGTGAACGGTTTATAGGCAATTTACATCACACTACAATCCTTTTGAGGTGAGCAAGCTGGAGTGATAGAGCCTGCTATTACTTCAGCTTGCTCACCAACGCGACATGGTGGGTTTGGATATTTTGTGAATAgatgatgaaagtttgtatgggaaacttAGGAGACGAAGCAGTGGAAACCTCTTTTTATTgaaacatacttaaaaaaacctaaagtgTAACCACTCAAACATTCACCACAgtcaaaagtaattttatgtttaatttaactaaagtaataaatcttaataaattaaatgtatgcAGGGCATGGTGCAAAAGTAGCATAAGTATTGTCCGCCATTTGGACTTTTTCAGGATTTTGCGGCCGCGGTACAGGAATTGATAgacagataaaatattaaaaaaaaacaaagtatctGTAATTTCTTACCAAATATAACCCTACAACGTTATAGACTGAAATCATCGCCAAGCGAGCGCAAATTCGAGAAAAAGTCTACATTGCGAACATGCCAGTCCCTAACAAAAGGGGACGCCAATCCCGTCTTGAatcaatgtttattattttcacagcTAGTTACGCATCAACTGTAAGCTCAATGAATGACCTTTCAGTATGTGATTCAAAAGGGCATGAAATTCAAATGGTATGGTATTTTTCTGTATACctgcattattataatattactcataattataattattgatataaaaaaacaattcattgataaaaaattaactaactTCCAGAATAAAATTGTCCACAAAACAACTACCTCAATAGATGAAGAGTTCGAATCTATACGCGAGATGGCAAACATAGAAGTGACTGATATGAATATTGAGACCAGGACGTGTCAGATACATTCAGAACGCAATGGTTACACTGCCAACCTTCAAGTGACCTTTCCGAGAAATGTTACTGAACAAACTATACCTAAGTTTTCTTGGTTGTCCGGGACTAATGTAGATGGTGCTACAACCATCAAAATTTTACAAGCAATAAATAGAACAGCCAATCGCAAGAAAAAAGAAGGTCATAGATGTTTGTTACATTGCTTGAAAACGTTGGCGACATCTATAGATGAGGTATTttctaaacaattttaattacttagagaAAATAGCTTGGTTAAAACTAAcagcacggctaacatgggcaATTGTCTGctgacaattatatccccggggaaaggttataaatttatcttctcccacagctttatcaactctcagagcactggcgcaaaagtggaaataatatccaaataataaggggctaaacttctcctactccatgttccagtgatatagcaggtgggcacgttaattatatcccttgtcagggtatataatcgagtggagacggccgagtggcgcagtgggcagcgaccctgctttctgagtacaaggccgtgggttcgattctcacaactggaaaatgtttgtgtgttgaacatgaatgtttgtcagtgtctgggtgtttatctgtatattataagtatttatgtatattattcattaaaaaaatattaaacagtcatctaagtacccctaacacaagctacgtttacattggggctagatggcgatgtgtgcattgtcgtcgtttatttatgtaatatgtatataatgggaatgtttaaaattaatatagcaCTATTAAACAGCACTGAACACTATTGTCTAATGAAATAACGATGTAACGATGAGTTAACATGAGTTAGGAacagaatatagttgtcaccacccctccacttcctgcgggtgtcgtacgtgACGACTAAGGGAATCCATATACTTACCTATTATACTAATTGATAATCGTATTcccctactataaaaaaattctttctcCTATAAATCACAATTACAAATACCTCTATAGCTAACACAGGTAAATAGGCCATTAGACCTCAggtcaacaattttttttagattccaGTAAAATCCAGTGAAGACTCAGATTCGATGAAGTCAAGCCAACGAAGTCAGTCAGAGAGCGAAAATGCTGGCGATTCGTGCATACCATTCCCAAGAACTTGCGGTGCGAAGTGGTGTGGAGTTAGTACATTGGTAGTT
This Pararge aegeria chromosome 3, ilParAegt1.1, whole genome shotgun sequence DNA region includes the following protein-coding sequences:
- the LOC120637272 gene encoding GATOR complex protein WDR59 encodes the protein MTVHWSSEIMKWEYRELQATAMSVDYSGNNVLLAGRRWLAIKHIGVDDVPTEIVKKYPRHSKYDAAGAEWCQTYPGQKLCAIASNQHVDVYEWRAGNDLMCICSLRGHTRVVSDTHFHRQDHNLIATCSIDTFTYLWDLRDTRKPVVSLSAVAGASQVQWNKVASHLVATAHDGDIKIWDYRKNSAPLHYISAHLCKIHGVDWSPHHEYQLVTSSHDGSIKYFDIHSARKPENVIMTNFPVWRAIYTPFGSGLLTIGVGWGGLPRVEQAGVIGIWIGGTLTHRLVGHTDTVQTMVWRPNTLPSNYQLVTWGRDQTLRLWTMHPSLLKMCSHYLPDDIENDDNNSDTSYASTVSSMNDLSVCDSKGHEIQMNKIVHKTTTSIDEEFESIREMANIEVTDMNIETRTCQIHSERNGYTANLQVTFPRNVTEQTIPKFSWLSGTNVDGATTIKILQAINRTANRKKKEGHRCLLHCLKTLATSIDEIPVKSSEDSDSMKSSQRSQSESENAGDSCIPFPRTCGAKWCGVSTLVVFNRPSNARRLSLKHETGTPRSMSSLSLTPALFGTGYTSVSPHATTTPSPTNASGFPQLHHRHASNSITTFYFQDRWKAQSRRAGSMRSRGSISGCTPPRVVLYAASSLFPLNRTLAEKYYINAETPVDMCERNAKVSSEEGEGELSHAWGLAALVAKSLAARPVDHFISSEESMAWTSHPLCCNLVQALISHYAKSSDLQMAAMLTCAFSVFNDTSNSGSQSIISTSSYGNGNNTSPYNTITQYSEISADGWTLPVILRSNSCSEAENLNTEYSATKSEPSSACAIDEATVHLYHCFKRAYADVLHRWQLLYKRTEVMKLVRCKFDAIPAGDGVGEAAWECAWCGRTVRGAACASCRRLALRCAVCGRGVRGLAVACALCSHAAHAQHMLAWFAEHDTCPAGCGCKCIIEGNSLWKGVKYV